GGTCTCGGTGGAGCCGGTGAAGACCAGGTGATCGAAGGGCAGCGCGCTGAAGGCCTGCGCCACATCCGGGCCGCCGGCGGCCACGGCCACTTCGTCCGGGCGGAACTTCTCGGCAATCAGCCGCGCCATGACTTCGCTGGTCTTGGGCGTGAATTCGCTGGGCTTCAGCATGGCGCGATTGCCGGCTGCCAGCACCTGCGCCAGCGGACCGAAGGCCAGGTTCACCGGGAAATTCCACGGGCTCAGGATGCCCACGACGCCCTTCGGCTCGAAGCGCAGCTCCGCCTTGCCACCCAGCGCGCCCAGGGGGAATTGCACCTTGCGCTTTTCCGGCTTGGCCCAGCCCTTCAGGTTGGAAAGGCAGTATTTGGCGAAGTTCACCGTCGCCATGATGTCGGTCACCATGCTCTGCGTCCATGCGCGGTTGCCGAAGTCCTCGCTCATGGCGGCGCAGAGCTCATCCGCATTGTCCACCATCAGCGCCACAAGGCGCTCTATGCGGTCGCGGCGGACGGAAAGCGGTTCGGGACGCGCAGCCATAAAAGCGGCGCGCTGCGCCTTCAGCATGGGTTCGAGTTCTTCGGGAGTGGTGGTCATCGGGAAATATGCTCCGGCTGGCGGGTTTATGTGTTCGAGCATCCAACGGGCGGCGTTTGCTTTTGTTGCATCGCACCACTAATTCGATGCCCGAACATATCTCTACGACCACCCAGACCCTTCGAAAGGCAGGACTTCCCATGGCCGCATTCTCCGCAAACGACCCGATCGTGATCCTCTCCTACGCCCGCACGCCAATGGGCGCGATGCAGGGTGCGCTTTCCGACGTCGCGGCGACGGACCTTGGCGCGACTGCCGTGAAGGCCGCCGTGGAGCGTGCCGGGATCGCCGGCGGCGATGCCAACCGCATCTACATGGGCTGCGTCCTTCCCGCGGGCCTCGGCCAGGCGCCTGCCCGCCAGGCGGCGCTGAAGGCGGACCTTCCCAAGAGCGTGCAGGCCACCACGGTCAACAAGGTCTGCGGCAGCGGCATGCAGACGGTCATCATGGCCGGCGAGGCACTGGCCAGCGGCACGATCGATATCGCCATCGCTGGCGGCATGGAGAGCATGACCAATGCGCCCTACCTGCTGAAGAAGCACCGCGGCGGCGCGCGCCTTGGCCATGACCGCGTGTATGACCACATGTTCCTGGACGGTCTGGAAGATGCCTATGAGGAAGGCCGCGCCATGGGCACTTTCGCGCAGGACATGGCCGACAAGTACAGCCTGACGCGCGAGCAGATGGACGATTACTCCATCGCCAGCCTCGACCGGGCCAACAAGGCGATCGAAAGCGGCGCGTTCGATGACGAGATCGTCCCCGTAACCTTCTCCACCCGCAAGGGCGATGTCACGGTCGACACCGATGAAAGCCCCAGCAAGGGCCGTCCGGACAAGATCCCGACGCTGCGCCCCGCCTTTGCCAAGGACGGCACGATCACGGCGGCGACCTCCAGCTCCATCTCCGACGGTGCGGCAGCTGTCGTGGTGGCGCGCGAGAGCGTGGCCAGGGACAAGGGCCTTACGCCGGTCGCGAAGATCGTGGGCATGACAGCCCATGCGCAGGCTCCGGAAGAATTCACCATCGCCCCCGTCGGCGCGATCGAGAAGCTGCTGGAGCAGACCGGCTGGAGCGCGGATGACGTGGACCTGTGGGAAGTGAACGAGGCGTTTGCCTGCGTGACCATGTTCGCCATGCAGGACATCGGCATCCCGCACGAGAAGATCAACGTGAACGGCGGCGGCACGGCGCTGGGCCATCCCATCGGTGCCAGCGGCACGCGCATCCTCGTCACCCTGCTCGCGGCCCTGAAGGCACGCGGCGGCAAGCGCGGCATTGCCAGCCTGTGCATCGGCGGCGGCGAGGCAACCGCCGTGGCCGTGGAACTTTGCTAGGTTCCATTCGCTCTTTGCCTAGAATTCATGAGGAGGAATACACAATGAAGAAGCTGATCCTGATCGCCGCGGCCCCGCTCGCGCTTGCCGCATGCGGAGGTTCCGACGAGGAAGCGACGACCGAAGACACCATGGCTGCCGACAACAGCACGGTTGCCACGACGGATACCTATGTCACCGGCAACACCATGGGTGATGGCGGCGCGATGGCCGGTACTTACACCACCACCGCATCCGACGGCACGACCTCGACCGAGACGATCAATGCCGACGGCACTTATTCGGTCAGCAACGAAGCTGGTGAAGAAGTGGTCAGCGGCACGGTCGCGACCCAGAACGGCCAGGTCTGCTACACGCCCGAAGGCGAAACCGCCTCGCTGTGCTACAACCAGACGCAGGCCGGCCCCGATGGCACCTGGGAAACCGTCAGCCAGACGGGCGAGCGTTACACCGTGACGCGCAACTGAGCCCAGCGCTCCAGACGATAATGAAGAGGGCGGCCTGCGGGTCGCCCTTTTTGTTAGCGGGATGGGCGAGGAATTAGGGCTCGCCCGCGCCCCACAGGCGGTCCTGCTCGATCCAGCCTTCGCGGCCAGAAACGTCGAACAGGCACCACCCGTCCTCGCAATTGCCCAGCTTGCCGACCACGCCGGGCTCCGCATTCCACATCAGTTTTGCGGTGTCCGCCGGTTCCGCCCGCATGGCGGCCAGCCCTTCCCCGGTCACGATGGCGGTGCGCTGCGGATTGAGCAGGCGTGCCACGATCCAGCCCTGCGTGCCGTCCGGATCCTGCACCAGACGCCAGCCCTGCATCACCCGCACCACTTTCACCGGCAGGCCCTGCCGCTTGTACACCCAGTCGATGGGATAATCCGCGCTCGGCCCCACGCGCATATTCACTTCGTCCGCCCGCAGGCTGGCCCAATAAGGCACTTCGCGGTCCTGCGCAGCGGCGGGAGCGGTCAGGAGGATGGCAGCGAGGAGCGAGAATAGCAGGCGGGATAGCATAGACGCACTGCCTATCGCGCGCACCGGAGTCGCAGCAAGCGGCAAAGCGTTGTTAAACCTTGTGCGCTATGCGGGCCTGGCGCGCGTGGGCGCGCTGGTTTCAGGAGCCGTACGACGATGTACCGCCAATTCGCTTGCCTAATTGCCGCAGGGGCCGCGGCCTTGCCGTTTGCCGCCATGGCGCAGGACCCGCTGGCCGCCGCCGGAGACAGCGGCGACACCGCATGGGTCATGGCCGCTGCCGCGCTGGTTCTGGCCGGTGCGCTGCCAGGCCTGGGCCTGCTGTATGGCGGGCGGGTGAAGGCGCGCAATTTCCTGTCCGTGCTTATGCAGTTGGGCGCGGTAGCCTGCGTGGCCTCGCTGGCATGGATAATTGCCGGTTACACGCTGGCCTTCGGCAATCCGGTGAACGGCTTCATCGGGGACGGCTCGCGCTGGATGATGGTCTATCTCGACGCGATGCGCGTTGGCACCTTCATCCCGGAAAGCGCATTTGCGCTGTTCCAGATGGCGCTGGCGATCATGGCCGCCGCCCTGATGGTGGGCGCATGGATCGGGCGCGCGCGCTTCGGCTGGGCGATTGCCTTTGCCATGCTGTGGGTGCTGGCCGTCTATGCCCCCGTGGCGCACTGGACCTGGGGCGGAGGCTGGCTTGCGGCCGCGGGCCTGATGGACTTTGCGGGCGGCCTGCCCATCCACGTGACCGCAGGCGTATCCGCCGTGGTGGTCGCGCTGCTGATCGGACGGCGCAAGCTGGCCGGAGACACGGCCTCCCCCTCACAATCGCCGGAGCTTGCCATGGTGGGCGCGACCCTGCTGTGGGTCGGCTGGTTCGGGCTGGTGGGCGGCAATGCGCTGTCCGCGACAGACGATGCCAGCACCGCGATCATCAACGCGCAGGCGGCGGCCAGTGCAGGCGCGCTGGCATGGCTGCTCTCCGCCCGCCTCGGTGGCGGCAAGCCGACCGCGGCGATGGTCGGCGGCGGCGCCATGGCCGGCCTCGTCAGCATATCGCCCGCCGCAGTCTTTGTGTCCCCGGGTGCAGCGATCGTCATCGGCCTGGCCGGAGCGATTGCCGTGCGCTGGGCCGCCATGGCGCTGAAGCACCGCTGGAAGGTGGACGATGCGATGGACGTGTTCGCGCTGCATGCAGTCGGCGGCGCCGTGGGCCTGCTGCTCACGGGCGTCTTCGCCTCGCCATACCTGGGCGGAACGGGCTTCGTGCAGGACGGCATGGCGATCCTGACGCAGGTCAGCGTGCAGGCATTCGGCATCGCGGCCGTGGCGGTCTATGCCGCCATCGCGACCGCTCTCATCGCCGTCGCGGTGAACCTGGTAATCCCGATGCGCGTCAGCGCGGAGGAAGAGGCCGCCGGCCTCGACGTCGCCAGCCACGGTGAAGCTGGCTGACGCGCGAGCGGGCGGCTCAGTCCCCCGTCAGGATCCGGTCGACCAGCTGCTTCACGCTGGGCGTGAAATTGTTGGAATAGAACGGGTCCTGCTTGAAGCGGTATGCCGCGTGGCCTGCAAAGGCCAGGTTCTGGTCCGGATCGCCGCCATGGGCGATGTTCTGCAACGTCTTCTGGATGCAGAAGCTGCGCGGATCGGCGAGGCGCCCGGTTGTGTGCGTGTCATGGTCCATCCAGCTGGAAAACTGGCAGTGTGACAGGCAGCCCATGCAATTCTGCTGGTCCGTGCGGATCTGCTCGGCACTTTCCGGTGTCACGAAAACCACGGTATCATCCGGCGTCTTCAGCGCTTCGGTATAGCCTTCCGCCATCCAGCGAAGCGCCTTCTGCCGGTCTTCGGAGGTGATGTAAAAGCTCTTCGCCTTGCCCTTGTCGGCCAGCGGGCTCGTGCCTTCTTCCTGATCGCGCTTGTAGACCGGGATCTGCCGTTCGGAACGGTGCATCAGATCATACAGGAATGATGTCTTCACCGCGCTGGAATAGAAGCCGGTGGGGCTGAACTTGTGCAGCAGCACGTCGCCCGGTTCCACATTGCGCAGCAGGTCCTTCCAGACCTGCGGGATCGGGCTTTCCTCCGTCAGCAAGGGCCGCGTGCCGAACTGGAAAGCGATCTTGCCCAGTTCCGGATTGTCGATCCAGTCTTCCCACTCGCGCAGGAACCATACGCCGCCCGCCATCACGATGGCGGTGTCTTCGGACACGCCTTCCTTGCGCATGGTCTCGCGCAATTCCTTCACCCGCGGATAGGGATCCTGCGGCTGGCGCGGGTCTTCCGCGTTGGACAGGCCATTGTGCCCGCCGGCCAGCCAGGGGTCTTCATAGACCACTGCAGCCATCAGTTCGGGCACCTTGGAATAGCTGCGCTTCCACAGCGCACGGAATGCGCGGGCGGAGCTGATGATGGGCAGGTAATGCACGTTAAAGCGCTGGGCGATCTCCGCCAGCTTGTATGGCATTCCGGCACCGCAGGTTACGCCGGTGACCAGCCCCTTGCAGTTTTCCAGCACGCCTTCGAGCACACGCTGCGCGCCGCCCATTTCCCACAGCACGTTGATGTTGATCGCGCCGCGGCCATTGGACATCTCATGCGCCCGCTTCACCTGTTCGGTCGCGCCATCGATGGCGTAGCGCACCAGCTGTTCGAAACGCTCCAGCCGCGTCGCCTGCGGATAAACCTGTGGGATCGGGTTGCCGACCTCGTCATAGGTATCCGCATTCACGGCGCTGACCGTGCCGATACCGCCCGCCGCGGCCCATGCGCCGCTGGACAGGTGGTTTGTGGCCGAAACGCCCTTGCCGCCTTCGATCAGCGGCCAGACTTCGCGTCCGCCATAATTGATGGGTGTGAGACCCTTGAATGCCATGATGTGCCCTAAATGCGGAAGGTGTCGCCCTGTCAGGCGTCGCCTCCAATGTGCGCCCTATCCTCCTGCGGCAATGCGCAGGGTTCTATTTCTGCCGGTTCCGGTCTGGGTCCGGCTATCTCGAAAGATGCGTAATAACCGGCCATCTCCGGCTTACGGACAAATTCACGCAGGCGAAAGCCCAAGCGTTCGAATTCGCAGAACAACACCTTGGGCGGCAGGCCGTGCTCGTTGGATGGCCTGTCGGTGTCCACGACGATCACCTTCCCGCCTTCGCGCAGCGCGGGATACAGCCGCCAGAGGAAGGCGTATGGCTCCTCCACCTCGTGATACATGTGCACCATGAAGACGCGGTCGAAGCTGTCGGCGGGCAAATGCGGATCGTCCGGTCCGCCCAGCGCGATGGAGACGTTTTCCAGCCTGTCCCCTTCGACCCGGCGGCCAAGGCGGGACAGCGCATCGGGATCGATGTCCTGCGCCAGCACGCGCCCACGCTGGCCGACGCGTTCTGCCAGGCGCACGGTATAATACCCCTCGCCTGCGCCGATATCGGCCACGGTCATGCCTGGCTCGATGCCAGCAAGGTCCATCACCGTCACCGCCTCGCCGCGATTGTCACGCGCCTGTTCGGTGGAGAAGGAGTTGGCGCCCAAGTCCGAGACAGGCCGGGTCGCCTGGGGAAAATCGCGCGCGGTCTCGGGCCGGTCGCTATCGACCTGCTGGACCTCGCAGCCGCCAAGCAGTGCAAGCGCCCCGATACCGGCGAAGACTCCCCCTGCGCGTATCATTCGACGTCTTCCACCTCGACAGTCTCGCCGGTCACCTTCTGGGCCAGCGCGGCAGCGATATATTCGTCGATCTTGCCGTCCAGCACGTCATCCGGGCTGGAACTGGTCACGCCGGTGCGCAGGTCCTTCACCATCTGATACGGCTGGAGGACGTAGCTGCGGATCTGGTGGCCCCAGCCAATGTCGGTCTTTTCCTGATATTCCCCGGCGGCCGCCGCTTCCCGCTCCGCCATCTCGCGTTCGAACAGGCGGGCCTTCAGCATGTTCATGGCCGTGGCGCGGTTCTTGTGCTGGCTGCGATCGTTCTGGCTGGCGACCACGATTCCGGTGGGAATATGCGTGATGCGCACGGCGGAATCGGTCGTATTGACGTGCTGGCCACCAGCACCGGACGCGCGATAGGTATCGATGCGCAGTTCGCTGTCATTCACCTCGATATCGATGTCGTCATCGATAACGGGATAGACCCACACGCTGGAAAAACTGGTGTGGCGGCGCGCGCTGGAATCGTAGGGGCTGATGCGGACGAGGCGGTGCACGCCGCTTTCCGTCTTGGCATAGCCATAGGCGTTTTCGCCCTTCACCAGCAGCGTGGCGGACTTGATGCCCGCCGCTTCGCCGGCCTGGTATTCCACCGTTTCCACCTTGAAGCCGCGCTGTTCGGCCCAGCGGGCGTACATGCGCAGCAGCATTTCAGCCCAGTCCTGGCTTTCCGTGCCCCCGGCGCCTGCGTGGATTTCGATGTAAGTGTCGTTGCCGTCGGCCTCGCCGCTCAGCAGGGCCTGCACCTTGTCCGCATCGGCGCGGTCGGCCAGCCGCTTCAGCGTAGCCAGCCCGTCGGCGACGATATCGTCCTCGCCCTCGGCCTCACCCATATCGATGAACTCGATGGCGTCGGATTTCTCGCTGTCGATCTCGCGCACCGTGTTGATGGCGTTTTCGAGGCGCTTCTGTTCCTGCGTGATGGCCTGTGCCTGCTTGGGATCGTCCCACAGCGTGGGGTCCTGCACGCGCGCGTCCAGCTCTTCCAGCCGGCGCAGCGCCGCATCCCAGTCGAGCGACTTCCTGACCAGCGCAAGTGCGGCGTCGATCCGGTCGATATGGGCCTGTCCTTCGGCCCGCATTATGCGATTTTCCTGTTCACGCCGCCGCGCCTAGCGCAGCCACGCGGGATGGGAAAGACTTAGCGTTTGAGCTTGCGCACAGCTGCGAGCGAGCGGCTGACATGTTCGCGCCAGTCACCGTCGGTATAAACCATGGCGATCGTGCCGTCCTGCGCAATGACGTAGCTGGTGCGGTCGGACAGGCCGGTCTGCTTGCCATTCATCACCAGCGACACGTCATAGGCCTTGATGATGGCAGGCGTGGCGCGGGCCACGGCAAACTCGTCGCGGCATTCCTCGGTGCTGAAGCGCTTCAGCGTCGGCAGGTCATCGGCGGAAAGGCCCACGACTGTGGCGCCTGCCGCTTCGAAATCGTCCATCGCCTCGGCAAAGGCGTTCGATTCCAGCGTACAACCCCGGGTGAAGGCCTTGGGGAAGAAGTATAGCACCACCGGCCCGCGCTCCAGCGCGCGGCGAAGGTTGAAGCTTTCGGCCTTACCCGCTTTCGCCCCGCTGGTGGTGAACAGCGGCGCGCTCTGCCCGCGCTTCAGCGCTGCATGGGCCGGGATCGCGGCGAGCGATGCAGCGGCGAGAGCGGCGGTGATGAGCTTCACGGTGCGTCGCATGGTCAGTCTCCTTGCAGGGCCATCAGTAGATGCCGCCCTGCTCCTCGGCGAAATTGTCCGGCTCGGCGGTTGGCTTGGGCGCGGGGGCGCGGCGCGTCACATTGCCGCGGCGCAGCTGGGCCAGCACGATTTCGCGCATCGCGTCAATCTCGTCCTGCCGGGCGCTGCGGCGCGGTTCGGTGTCGGGCTTGAACGCTTCCCAGATCACCCCGGCCTTGGCATCGCCGGTGGGCCAACCCTCGAACACGCGCTTGCCGCTGCGCCGGTCGATGCGGACCATGCGGATGCCCGCAGGCGCCAGGAAGGGCCGGCCGTTCCAGCGGTCCTTGGACCCTGCGACGAACTGCTTGAAGATCGGTGCGGCCAGTGTCCCGCCCTGCGCGTATCCGCCCATGTTCTTGGGCTGGTCGAAGCCGAGGTAAACACCGCCGACGATGTCCGGCGAACCGCCCACGAACCACACATTGGTGGGGCCCGTGCTCGTCCCGGTCTTGCCGAACAGCGGAACGCCCAGCGAATTGAGCGTGGTGGCCGTGCCGCGCTGCACCACGCCTTCCAGCATGTGGACGACCTGGAATGCCGTGCCCGGATCCATTACCTGCCGCCCGTCCTCTTCGAAGCGGGGCATGGGATTGCCGTCCCACTCGGCCATGTTGCAGCCGGTGCATTCGCGCTCATCCGCGCGCCAGATCACCTTGCCGCTGCGGTCCTGTACGTAATCGACGACGGTCGGTTCGTGCTGCACGCCGTGATTGACCAACGCGGAATAGGCGTTGACCATCTTCTCCACCGTGGTGTCGCCAGCGCCCAGCGCGAAGGCGAGGTACGGCTCGTAATCGCCGATACCCACGCGCTTGAAGGTATTGTTGACGTTCTCCATCCCCGCATCGGCGGCGATGTGCACGGTCATGAGGTTCTTCGACTGCTCCAGGCCATAGCGCATCGGGTATTCCCCGCCGCCACGGCCGCCGCCGAAATTGGTGAAGCACTTTTGCCCCAGCTGGCTGCCCTGGTAAACGCAATACTGCTTGTCAGGGACCATGCTGGCAGGCGTCATCCCGGCGTCCAGCCCGCTGGCATAGACGAAGGGTTTGATCGTGGAGCCGGGCTGGCGATTGGCCTGCGTCGCGCGGTTGAAGTCCGACAGGCGGAAATCGAAACCGCCCTGCATGGCCAGGATGCGCCCGGTGTTCGGGTCCTGCGCCAGGAAACCGCCGGACACTTCCGGCACGGTGCGCACGCGCCAGCCATCGCCCTGCGGCGAGGCGGCGATAATGTCGCCCTTCTTGAGAGCGTTGGGCAGGCCGGTGAGCGGCTCTTCACTGCCGTCCGAAAAGCCGATGGTCGCGCTATTGCCGTCGCGCGCAGTGACCACGCCGATGCGCCAGTCCTCGTAATTGATGGACATGAAGGTGCTGGCGAGCTGCTGAGTCAGGTCGCCATCTTCTTCCTTCAGCGTGTTGATCGGGCCGGTCCAGCCGCGATTGCCGTGATAGCGCATCATGCCTGCGCGCAGCGCGTCCTGCGCACTGTCCTGCAGCTCCGTATCGAGCGAGGTGCGGACCCACAGGCCCCCGGCATAGACGCTGTGCGGCCCGTCTTCGGCCTGTTCGCCATAACGGCCGATCAGCTGGCGGCGCACCTCTTCAAGGAAATAGCCTGCATCGGCATTGCCCGCGCGGCTGCGCTGGCTGACGATGCCGAGCGGCTGGCGCTTGGCAAGATCGGCAGCGGCCTGCGTCACATGGCCGTTGCCAACCATGTTCTGCAGCACCCAGTTGCGGCGTGCGGTCGCCGTTTCCTCGTTGCCCTTGCGGCCATAGACCTCCGGGGCGCGCGGCAGGATGGCCAGGAATGCCATCTCGTGCAGCTCCAGGTCGCCCACATCCTTGTCGAAGTAGGCGCGCGCGGCAGCCTGCACGCCGAAGCTGCGGCGGCCGACGGGAATCTCGTTCAGGTAGAGAGTCATGATCTCTTCCTTTTCAAGAACTCCTTCGATGCGGCGGGCCAGCACGATTTCCTTCAGCTTGCGCGTGATGGAATATTCATTGCCGACCAGAATGTTCTTCGCGACCTGTTGCGTGATGGTGGAGCCGCCAACGGCACGCTCCCCACTGCCGATCTTGGTCACGTAATCGATCACGGCCCCGGCGAAACCGCCCAGGTCCACGCCGCCATGGGACCAGAATGTCTTGTCCTCCGCGCTGGTGTAAGCGTTCACCAGCATGGGCGGGAAATCGCCATATTGCAGCTGCACGCGCCGATCGCGGGCGTATGTGTGCACGATCTCGCCATCGATGCCGCGCACCACGGATGGCAGCGGCGGCTGGTAGCTGAGCAGCGTCTTTGCGTCAGGCAGGTTGCGGGCCAGCAGCAGCCAGAACATCAGATACACCAGCAGCAGCGCGCCCAGCACGATGGCCAGCCACTTGAACCAGCGCTTGTCACGCCAGTTGGTGCGGAACCACGAAACCATGCCGCCGGCATCGCGGCGGATGCGGTACTTGAAATACTCCCCGCGGGACTGGCCTTCCGGCTGCGTCCCCGGATCCATGCTGGCATCGCTGGTGTCGGTCATGATCGGCGCAGCCCTAGCATGGTGAAACTGACTCGCACCAGAATGAAAACGCTCGGGTCGTCGCGCTTCGGGCGATCACGCGCCGGACTGCCGGGCAAAGAAGATGCGCACCGCCCGCGACATGACATCGGCAAAGCGGCGCTGGCCTTCGGGACTGGCGAGCCGCGCGGCATCGCCCTCGTTCGTAATAAAGCCCGCCTCGTACAGTACGCTGGGCACATCGGGGGCGCGCAGCACGCGCAGGCCCGCGCTGCGCTGCGTCTGCGGATGGAAGGTCAGCGTCCCGCGCCCTTCCCGCTCGATCAGCGCAGCAAAAGTGCCGGATCCTTCGCTGCTGCGCCGCTGCGCCAGGTCGACGAGGATGTCGTTTACGTTCTGGCTGGTCCCGGCCAGCACCACGCCATTGACCTGGTCCGCCTCGTTCTCCCGTTCGGCGAAGCGGGCTGCGGCCTCGCTCGATGCCTCGTCGGACAGGACATAGATGCTGGCGCCGGACACGCTGGCCTGCTCGCCCGCACTGTCCGCATGGATGGAGATGAACAGGTCCGCCCCCAGCGCGCGGGCGATCTGGAAGCGTTCCTCCACCACCAGGAAGCGGTCGTCGCTGCGGGTCAGGGCCACGCGCACCCCGCCCTGCCGCAGCAATTCGTCGCGCAGCGCAAGGGCCAGGCCCAGCACCACTGTCTTCTCCTTGTAGCCGCCGCCGCTTGCACCCGGATCGTGCCCGCCATGGCCCGCGTCGATCACCACCAGCGGGCGGCTGGAATCTTCCGGCCCCAGCACTTCGGGCAGGTCACGCGGCGCGTCGGGATCGGGCAAGGCCAGGCGCACGACATAATCGCGGCCCAGATGGGGCACGGGGATCGTCAGTCCGAAAACGTACAGCCCGCCCATCAGGACAACCGGCGCCAGGAAGACGAGCGCAATTTGCAGCCGGTGCCACATGCACAGGGTTAAAGGGGCATTATCCGCCGGGCACAAGAGGCAATGCGCGGCTTATCCCGCGCCCACGCACACTTCCTTGTCAGCTGATATTCAGCAATTTCGTTTGCCCGCTTGCCAGCGCGGTGCTAGCCATCGCTGCAATCGCCGGGGCCCTCCCCGCCGATACCCGGACCGGGTGGCCACGGCCGATCCCGGTTCCGCAACAGGTTGATGACACGATGAATTGCAACGCCCAGCCCATCGCCACGCCGCCGCAAGGCCGCGTCGCATTGGCTGGCCCCGCGCGGTACGAAAACCCGCGCCATTCCATCTTGGCAGACACACATCGCAGCGTCCGCAGTCCACATGGACAGGGCGCCATTTCACATTCCGCCAGCGGGGCCGGCATGCCGGGCCCGGGACGCGGATTTCCAACACTATCGCGCGCCGCCACCCGGATACGGGTTGCAGGCTTGAAACCTGCCCTCGGGGTCCGGCGCGCCTGGAGACTATTCAATGGCAACGCGCATGCTAATCGATGCGCGCCACCCGGAAGAAACACGGGTGGCGGTGCTCAAGGGCAATCGGATCGAAGAATTTGATTTCGAATCCGCAGAACACAAACAGATAAAGGGTAACATCTACCTCGCGAAAGTAACGCGAGTGGAACCATCCCTGCAGGCCGCATTCGTGGACTTTGGCGGCAATCGCCACGGCTTCCTGGCGTTCAGCGAAATCCACCCCGACTATTATCAGATCCCCGCCGCCGACCGGCAGGCCCTGCTGGACGAGGAACAGGCCCATGCCGAGGAGGAGGAAAAACTCCGCGCGGCTGAGGAAGAGGAAAGCGGCGAGCCGGTAGAGCTGGAAGCCGAAGAAGACGAGGACGAGGACGACGAGCCGGTCCTGGAGGAAATCGACACGTCCGAGAAGGACGAGGTTTCCACCATCGAGGAAGGCCATGTCGACGGGAAATCCGACGACGATACCGACGATTCATCCGACGACGAAGACGAGGATTCCGACGGGGATTCGGACGAAGAGAGCGATGGCCGGAAGGGCCGTGGCCGCCGTGGCCGTGGCCGCCGCCAGGGCCGCCAGGGATCGTCCAGGGGTGGTGGCAGCCGCGCCAAGGAAATGGACGAGCTGCGCGCCAAGCGCGTCGCCCTGCGCCGCCGTTACAAGATCCAGGACGTCATCCATCGCCGCCAGGTGCTGCTCGTCCAGGTCGTGAAGGAAGAACGTGGCAACAAGGGCGCTGCCCTCACCACCTACCTCAGCCTGGCCGGCCGCTACTGCGTGCTGATGCCCAATTCCAGCCATGGCGGCGGCATCAGCCGCAAGATCTCCAACGCCGGGGACCGCAAGCGCCTGAAATCCATCGTCGGCGACCTGAAGCTGCCCAAGAGCATGGGCCTGATCGTCCGCACCGCCGGCCTCAGCCGCACGAAGACGGAGATCAAGCGCGACTTCGACTACCTTGCCCGCCTGTGGGACGAGATCCGGGAGAAGACGCTGGGCTCCAGCGCGCCGAGCAAGATCCATTCCGACAGCGACCTGATCAAGCGGGCCATCCGCGACATCTACAATCGCGAGATCGAGGAAGTCGTGGTCGAAGGT
This genomic interval from Paraurantiacibacter namhicola contains the following:
- a CDS encoding acetyl-CoA C-acyltransferase translates to MAAFSANDPIVILSYARTPMGAMQGALSDVAATDLGATAVKAAVERAGIAGGDANRIYMGCVLPAGLGQAPARQAALKADLPKSVQATTVNKVCGSGMQTVIMAGEALASGTIDIAIAGGMESMTNAPYLLKKHRGGARLGHDRVYDHMFLDGLEDAYEEGRAMGTFAQDMADKYSLTREQMDDYSIASLDRANKAIESGAFDDEIVPVTFSTRKGDVTVDTDESPSKGRPDKIPTLRPAFAKDGTITAATSSSISDGAAAVVVARESVARDKGLTPVAKIVGMTAHAQAPEEFTIAPVGAIEKLLEQTGWSADDVDLWEVNEAFACVTMFAMQDIGIPHEKINVNGGGTALGHPIGASGTRILVTLLAALKARGGKRGIASLCIGGGEATAVAVELC
- a CDS encoding SH3 domain-containing protein; translation: MLSRLLFSLLAAILLTAPAAAQDREVPYWASLRADEVNMRVGPSADYPIDWVYKRQGLPVKVVRVMQGWRLVQDPDGTQGWIVARLLNPQRTAIVTGEGLAAMRAEPADTAKLMWNAEPGVVGKLGNCEDGWCLFDVSGREGWIEQDRLWGAGEP
- a CDS encoding ammonium transporter gives rise to the protein MAQDPLAAAGDSGDTAWVMAAAALVLAGALPGLGLLYGGRVKARNFLSVLMQLGAVACVASLAWIIAGYTLAFGNPVNGFIGDGSRWMMVYLDAMRVGTFIPESAFALFQMALAIMAAALMVGAWIGRARFGWAIAFAMLWVLAVYAPVAHWTWGGGWLAAAGLMDFAGGLPIHVTAGVSAVVVALLIGRRKLAGDTASPSQSPELAMVGATLLWVGWFGLVGGNALSATDDASTAIINAQAAASAGALAWLLSARLGGGKPTAAMVGGGAMAGLVSISPAAVFVSPGAAIVIGLAGAIAVRWAAMALKHRWKVDDAMDVFALHAVGGAVGLLLTGVFASPYLGGTGFVQDGMAILTQVSVQAFGIAAVAVYAAIATALIAVAVNLVIPMRVSAEEEAAGLDVASHGEAG
- a CDS encoding NAD(P)H-dependent flavin oxidoreductase → MAFKGLTPINYGGREVWPLIEGGKGVSATNHLSSGAWAAAGGIGTVSAVNADTYDEVGNPIPQVYPQATRLERFEQLVRYAIDGATEQVKRAHEMSNGRGAININVLWEMGGAQRVLEGVLENCKGLVTGVTCGAGMPYKLAEIAQRFNVHYLPIISSARAFRALWKRSYSKVPELMAAVVYEDPWLAGGHNGLSNAEDPRQPQDPYPRVKELRETMRKEGVSEDTAIVMAGGVWFLREWEDWIDNPELGKIAFQFGTRPLLTEESPIPQVWKDLLRNVEPGDVLLHKFSPTGFYSSAVKTSFLYDLMHRSERQIPVYKRDQEEGTSPLADKGKAKSFYITSEDRQKALRWMAEGYTEALKTPDDTVVFVTPESAEQIRTDQQNCMGCLSHCQFSSWMDHDTHTTGRLADPRSFCIQKTLQNIAHGGDPDQNLAFAGHAAYRFKQDPFYSNNFTPSVKQLVDRILTGD
- a CDS encoding class I SAM-dependent methyltransferase gives rise to the protein MIRAGGVFAGIGALALLGGCEVQQVDSDRPETARDFPQATRPVSDLGANSFSTEQARDNRGEAVTVMDLAGIEPGMTVADIGAGEGYYTVRLAERVGQRGRVLAQDIDPDALSRLGRRVEGDRLENVSIALGGPDDPHLPADSFDRVFMVHMYHEVEEPYAFLWRLYPALREGGKVIVVDTDRPSNEHGLPPKVLFCEFERLGFRLREFVRKPEMAGYYASFEIAGPRPEPAEIEPCALPQEDRAHIGGDA
- the prfB gene encoding peptide chain release factor 2 translates to MRAEGQAHIDRIDAALALVRKSLDWDAALRRLEELDARVQDPTLWDDPKQAQAITQEQKRLENAINTVREIDSEKSDAIEFIDMGEAEGEDDIVADGLATLKRLADRADADKVQALLSGEADGNDTYIEIHAGAGGTESQDWAEMLLRMYARWAEQRGFKVETVEYQAGEAAGIKSATLLVKGENAYGYAKTESGVHRLVRISPYDSSARRHTSFSSVWVYPVIDDDIDIEVNDSELRIDTYRASGAGGQHVNTTDSAVRITHIPTGIVVASQNDRSQHKNRATAMNMLKARLFEREMAEREAAAAGEYQEKTDIGWGHQIRSYVLQPYQMVKDLRTGVTSSSPDDVLDGKIDEYIAAALAQKVTGETVEVEDVE
- a CDS encoding peroxiredoxin, translating into MRRTVKLITAALAAASLAAIPAHAALKRGQSAPLFTTSGAKAGKAESFNLRRALERGPVVLYFFPKAFTRGCTLESNAFAEAMDDFEAAGATVVGLSADDLPTLKRFSTEECRDEFAVARATPAIIKAYDVSLVMNGKQTGLSDRTSYVIAQDGTIAMVYTDGDWREHVSRSLAAVRKLKR